Part of the Candidatus Omnitrophota bacterium genome, GGAAATCAGATTCTTCCATATTAAAAAAGATCTATATTTTGGGTTTTCCGAAGAGCGTTCGGATATAGGGCTGGTAAATATAGCGTCTAAGGAGAAAGCTCTTTTGGATATTCTATATTTTAGGTCAAATGCTTACTACGCGAGCCTTGTCTGGGAGAAGCTTAGAGAGAATAAAGATGCTATGAACATGGAGCTTCTAAAAGAATATGCGGCTAAATTTACGCTTGACGTGATCAGGCAGATCGGTTTTTTCCTGGATCATTTGAATATTGATGCCAATGGTTTACGAAATCTCGTAAAAAACAAAGGCGGGTACAGTAAAATGACGGAAAACTCTAAGACGTTTGATTCGAAATGGAGGCTGTATTTTGAAGATAGCATTATTAAATAAATCCGACTTGAGTATTCTAAACAAATCATCGCTTAAATACAAACTCGCCGATGCCGAAAAAGATTACCTGCTGGCAATAGTCTCAAAGATGATCTACGATTCGCCGTTACAGAATAAGCTTGTCTTTAAGGGTGGTACCGCCATCCATCATTGTTATCTTGATCAAACGCGGCTCTCGGAAGATCTTGACTTCACATCTTTAGACAATGCCATAACCTTAGAAGAGGTAAAATCGGTCATTGGATCGCAGGATTTCCTGGAGGTAAAGGAAGAGAATGTTTCCAGGGCGACGATCAAGATAGGCCGTCTTAAATATACCGGTCCTTTGGGGTTAGCCAATTCTTTAAAAGTTGAGATAGATTTTTATCAGAATGTTGTTCTTCCGGCAAAAGCTACTATCTATAAAAACGCATGGAAAATTAATACAATAGTAAATGCGATGGATGTAAGGGAGGTTTGCGCTGAGAAGATTCGCGCGGCAAGCGAGCGTGCCCGCTATAGGGATTTTTACGATCTTGTGCTTTTATTTGAAAGGTTTAGATTTGACGTTGCTGAAATAAAAGATCTCATCACCCGCAAAGAGATAAGAAGCGATATAACAAGTGAGTCGATGCTCAAAAATTGGAGTGTTGCTGAGCTTGAAAAAAAGGAAGAAATAGGACGTATTTACTACGCTAAGGAGATATTCGAAAAAGAGGTTGTGGCCCTAATCAAACGACTCAATGTTAATATAAAAAAATGAATTTATTACGGCACTTCCTTCCGCGGAAGGAGGCTGAATTATTTAAAAAAATTACTGATGAGACGCTTTATGAACTACCCCTATTTTCATTCATATCTAGTCAACTTGCTGAGCTGTTAAAAACATGGCCTTTTCTAAAGCGGTAAAAAAATCCTGGTAAGTTGCTGCATCATCTACGGATTTAATGCCGTATTGAGCATTCGCCCTTACAAGCAACTGTTTATCTCCTCTAGGGCGTACGGTTACAGTCATCGTGACAGATGCTTGCTTAACAAATTTAGTGCCGGTAACAGACCCAAGCGTCATATCGGCTTTATCAATTACAAATTCCAGATCCTGCATCGTGCTTATTACCGTTTGCATCATTTTTTTCTTGTCGATTGTATCAAAAGCCCTTGTTTGCATGCTCCTTAATTTAACTGCACTTGCATCACTTTCAAAGGCTTTAGTTGCTGTTGTTGCGCAGCCTGACACCATAACAGCCATCGCCAGAATAACAAAAAGACTGCAGTACCTTATTAGTTTCTTCATATTTGCTCTGCCTCCAAAAATATCGCCTTTGACAAACTATCGTAAAATTTCTGATATATAGTTGGTTCCTTAACTGTTTCTATCTTACTGATCAGATTAGCCATATTCCACACAATCCTTTGGAACGTGACTCGAACGACTGTCTTGTTTCCATCTAAAGCTGGCTGGGTAATTACTGACGCTTTCACCATCTGCTCCTTATCGCATCGTGAAACGGCATTGGTATAACAGGGAGCACCTATTAAAGCAGCGGCAATACCTAATGTGTCGGCCATTACTGCAGCAGCAATTTGACCGCCGCTTGTTGCGTCTGCCCTCTTAGAGGCAGCTACAAATCCTAACTCTGTCTCGCTATTATCCAGAGTAAACCCCAGATCTTGCAAAACCCCAGCGACAGAAGTAACTATTTTTTCCTGGTCTTTTGTCTCGTACTGCCTCATTTGTAACTGTCTATCTTTAAGAGACTGCTCTGATGGTTTAAGAAAACCCTTTGGCATGGTAGCGCAACCAAATATACCTAAGCATAAAAATATCACCAAAAATATC contains:
- a CDS encoding nucleotidyl transferase AbiEii/AbiGii toxin family protein — its product is MKIALLNKSDLSILNKSSLKYKLADAEKDYLLAIVSKMIYDSPLQNKLVFKGGTAIHHCYLDQTRLSEDLDFTSLDNAITLEEVKSVIGSQDFLEVKEENVSRATIKIGRLKYTGPLGLANSLKVEIDFYQNVVLPAKATIYKNAWKINTIVNAMDVREVCAEKIRAASERARYRDFYDLVLLFERFRFDVAEIKDLITRKEIRSDITSESMLKNWSVAELEKKEEIGRIYYAKEIFEKEVVALIKRLNVNIKK